Within the Arachis duranensis cultivar V14167 chromosome 10, aradu.V14167.gnm2.J7QH, whole genome shotgun sequence genome, the region TAACATTGTGGAAAACATGTTGAGGATGGATGTTGATTAGTAACTACTacaataaattagaaaattccATGTTTCTTCTTATGAAGAACATATCTTacttgaaattgaaaaaaaccATTGAATCACGTTGGAATTAGGAAACACAAAAACAACAATTTTCTTCGACCAAATAATGCTACTGTAGTTTATAGATAATGCTACTTCAGTTTTGGTTGTTGAGCTTTGATGCTAATTCGGTTGCTCTTACCCTATtaaaagttttcataatttgagAAAGTATACGGagtcaataaaatatttatataatgtgtACACTTGAggtttagaaatattaaattcaatatcaaaaatataatcattagtaTTATCTCTTTTTATTAGCTAAAGTATTATGATATCAGAGTGTTAGATCTAAAAAGTTAAGAATTCGATCTTTAAAAtaagatgtttattatttttagtactcgAATGGTTATtctatacaaatattttattggcTCTGTAGCAAAACTCAATTTCATTTTTCAAGTTACATGAGAAGAGGGTCGAATGACAAATGCCGGAGCCAAGATTCTTCAGATTTGCCGGGGCCAAGCATTTTGGGCTAAAATATGAAACTGGGCTTCTTATGCTTTCTTTTTTAAAGCCTTTTATTGGTTCTCCCTCCAATCCAAGGTACCGTATCGTATCGTATATTCGTATTCTACGGTGGCAGAACCTACAAATATCTAAcataaaaaaagtgaaaaacaaaatttggcACTCATAAGTCATAAAACATATCATTCTCTTTCTATGCAAAAATTGAAGGAACAACCCTAACTGACTGACTATCAAAATAtccaaataaattattttaacaaaaaaggttaaataaataaaatttaaatacctCTAAAATATAGCATTCTCAAAACACACTCACGAAGATCAAAGTTCCCCCATGTGGGTCACATTATTAACTGAAAAAGCCAACTCCATCGATTCAAGACATAGTGAGTAGTACTGTAGTAGACCCAACCAGTCAACCACATCTCTTGTTTCTTTCGCATTAAGAAAACCCTTCAGTAGATTCCTTACCTATTCATTGTCCAACCTTTTTATATGTACCATGAATCAACAAGGATTAGGCAGATCCAAATTAGCGCAGCGCAGCTGCTAAATGCTAATGATTGGAACATCAAACATGGatgtttattttatactaaCGACCCacaaacaaaatgagaatggaTGCATCAAAAAGAGAATATTTTTGTCATCGAACCTTTGATTAAATAACGTTAAAACAACTCATTTTAAATGCTTGAACAAAAGCGTTACCACATTAGTTTTTCCGCACTACACAATGGAGATATCACTTTAACCAAAGTTATAAATAATGCAACAATGCATCCAGTTATTACCAATTAAATGGCAAGTAGGTTGTGAATGTGAAAGTGAAGCAAAAAATTTGGAGCCTTTTAATCAAACACTTTCTGGCTATTCTTTCTCATCTCaccgaaaaaagaaaaatgatggaGCCATGTAGCAGATTGAGATTATCAAATAAAATGATAGAAGATAAATAACACGTAAAGTATCCATTAAACGACAGTTTCCAGCATGGTACGCTCATTTGAAACTAGAGGGTTGGAAACTTCCTTGGAATTCTTTATTGTCTCGAACCTCGTTGGAAAGTTCTCTCTTTTGTGTATTCTAAAAAGCAGAATTGCTCGGCACTTGATTGGATAATATCCTAAATTACCAATaatgtttgtatgtttttttttttttctgcttgTATATATATAGGGCACGTGCGAAGGTAATATGACAATTACCAAGTACCAATAGTGAGGGACATGGGACTAATCAGTAACTAATTAGCAGTTTAGCAcacatagaataaaataaatatatttaaatttccaATACATTAAATACATCATAAATTTTGAAGTTCTGTATGCTAAGTTTGATGCTAAAGAGAACAGTCCCAAACATACTGTGAAAACATGTGAACAAAGTTAATTTGAATACAGAAAACACAAAGGCAACAGGTTTTCTAATACATagctaagaaaaaaaattactactAAACACGAATATCTCAGAATCCTCTAAAGTAGACAGCCCTGGCCAGCCATCACTGCTTCTCAACATTATCGGCATCAGCTGCAGAATCTGCATTGTTGTTATCCGCTTCTGTTTCAATTGCTTCCTCAACCCTTCTCCCAGAATCATCCTCTAATTCGTCGTCCATCATGTCATCCTCTCCAACATTTATATCTTCCACATCATCGTCATCAGTGCTTCCGCCTGGgatctttcttttcttgggACCATGCTCAAGCCTATGTGTGTCCAGTTCTTTGTCCATAGTCTCCTGCAAATTCTGATCATTGTTTGCTTTCTTTGCATTCCTTGCATTTTGCCATCTCTCTAGCTCCTTCTCAACATTTGCAAGATACTGCTCCCCAATCTGTTTCTGATACTCAGAGACTTCCTCTCTTCTAACATTCTTCCATGCTAAGAAATCCtgcaaatttaaaagaaagatatcacatgaataaattattaattatatgttttgagaTTCAATTAAGATTTGGCTGGCTTAATGCTACACTGTGATATTCATAATTGTCAAAACTCAAATATATACAATATGAagacttaacaaaaataaaaggggGGGGGGGTTGTACAAACCTCTTCTTTGCGTTTCTCAATTGACTCAGTGTCTTCCTCCAAGGGCTTGTTAGGCAAATAGTATATTGGAGGCTCTGCTTTAGTCCTGGAAAAATGCATGCCacattcaatcaaagaaaagcCAAAAATGATCAAAGAAAAATTCATATGTCTACCTAAAATCCTGCAATTAGCAGGAAACATCTGGTCCTCAACTTGCTTCAAAACTACAAAGCACATGAACAGAAACTTATCTTCGTCTCAATAAAATGTGAATATGGACACTTggaccaaaattaaaaataacctGCAAAGCATCACATAACATGATATGATATCAGATATTAAGGCATGAAGTAACAAAAAAGATTTGTCATGAGAAGCTTCACATCTTCAAGGGTTAGTGTTACTTCAAGATTTGTCATAAAAtatctgaaaataaaaaataaccttATAAAATTGCTTAGTCTTTTATGATGCTCACTCCATCGAAGAAATAGCAACTCCAATCTTTTTTCTTCTGTCTTAGCAGCCACACGTGCCCTAAGAGtctgaaaatagaaataagaagagTAAAATCGAAAAAGGGAAATTGATGAAAGTGTTAGTGTGGATAAATACACAGAACACACTAATTTAAACTGAAAACTAACCAAGTCTCTCCTCCATTTTTCAGCTATCTGTTCACGCTCTTCTTTCCTAAGCCTTTCACTTTCCTCCCGTGCTCTTTGCTCAGCCTAGGAAAGAATTTCAATGAATATTATTGTATGAGGTCTTAGATAATACAATGAAAAAAACCAAAAGGGGTGGGTTGGATGAGTTATAAATTCAAGCTAATTCAGTGCTTGACATGGAGGTGCTCACGTAACATGCAAGCATCATAACAAACAGGGAACATTGCACTTCACCAcattcatctttaatttaaaacgGCACATTTCACCCTAGTCTAATCAATATTCCATCAATTATTCAATTTTCACCTAGCCTATGGCAATGAACGTAAGTCTATTATCTATAAGTGTTATGCATAGTGAGTTGATTGGACCATTATTTAAGAGTATCTAAGTATATTGGGAGAACGAGAGTTGGTGGCTATAGTGACTAGACATTAACTTACTCTTTGCAATGAATTAGATCTTCGCATATATGCCTCTGTTCCTGAGAGTTGCTTGTCTTCCTTTCTGAATTTCTGGAACAGTTCATACCaaaaacaacatataaaaatatagaaaccaAGTAAGCGCTAGCAATAGTTATGAAATCAAAGGAACCTGCTtatagaagagaagaaaaataacttGTAAGAATAGAAGAAATAGCAGTAAACATCTAGACAGAAACATCAAGAGAACCTATCAATGAGAGAAAGCTAAAATGTATTCAGTAAATCCAGACTTTATAGATTATAACATTCTATTTCCATTGCTTCGAAAAGCAAAACAAAGTAACTAGTCTTAACATACCTCCAGAGTTCCCAAAAGCTGTCCCAgcattcttttatttctattaacCAAGCTTGGATCCTCATTCTTCGGAAATAGCCTTGGTACATGTTCCGTAGTAGGAATCTCAGAAGCCTTACATGAACAAAAAATGATAAAGCATTATATTTACAACCTTAAACCAAACACTGATGGAAGAAGGCAATACATTTGCATTTACCACCTTTGAAATTCTTTGATCATCTCTCCTAGACCATCCACTTTGATGAGAATTAAAAGGCTTCCTATCACTGTGAACTTCAGAAGCAGTTCCACTCCCACTCCCACCATCCACCTTAGTCTCAGCATCTTCAGTCAACTCCCCACCATCCACCTTCATTCgcaaatgaataataattagtcaataGCATGCTCCTATGTTGCCATAACCCTCTATCAAGGAGTGAACTTCAATAGATAAAAAAAGCATAGAGAT harbors:
- the LOC107468564 gene encoding uncharacterized protein LOC107468564 gives rise to the protein MASTAVDKTEDQLRHEIGELLRQQREITERLRDPRGLRRGAAAPRNFSSNGIRQRPFLRPGDRNHSEDQPPPKRRLSSAVVKVDGGELTEDAETKVDGGSGSGTASEVHSDRKPFNSHQSGWSRRDDQRISKASEIPTTEHVPRLFPKNEDPSLVNRNKRMLGQLLGTLEKFRKEDKQLSGTEAYMRRSNSLQRAEQRAREESERLRKEEREQIAEKWRRDLTLRARVAAKTEEKRLELLFLRWSEHHKRLSNFIRTKAEPPIYYLPNKPLEEDTESIEKRKEEDFLAWKNVRREEVSEYQKQIGEQYLANVEKELERWQNARNAKKANNDQNLQETMDKELDTHRLEHGPKKRKIPGGSTDDDDVEDINVGEDDMMDDELEDDSGRRVEEAIETEADNNNADSAADADNVEKQ